The proteins below come from a single Drosophila kikkawai strain 14028-0561.14 chromosome 3R, DkikHiC1v2, whole genome shotgun sequence genomic window:
- the LOC108077872 gene encoding chaoptin, whose amino-acid sequence MVAWKQLPNGGRLLLLLIGCLAHLTHWTQAWRPCPELSPALRLPCRCNVVPFAATGQLGAVAMDCDRVVFHGDAPQLPYGAPIVAYTQRHSGQQVLPAQTFGQLKLTIEELDLSNNLIRRIPEKAFDGLKDSLNELRLANNLLGDNLNPIFSTAELHVLKNLRILDLSGNKIKLIEEGLLKGCMDLKEFYIDRNSLTAVPTNSLNGPSALRHLSLRQNQIGTLLPASFNAQRQLEIIDLRHNVLRSIDSQAFKGLQRIREIKLAGNRISNLNSDVFEKLSSLQKLDLSENFFNQFPMVALAAVPGLKHLNLSSNMLQQLDYTHMQVIRFLETLDISRNSITTITPGTFREMSALKYLDLSLNSLRTIEDDALEGLESLQTLIIKDNNILLVPGSALGRLPQLTSLHLDFNRVAALSAEILGSLQAGDITTLSLSRNVIRELPPGSFQMFSSLHTLDLAGNSLALINADTFAGLESTLMALKLSQNRLTGLGGAPWVLPELRSLDLSGNSLTELPSNIFEELENLQSLNLSGNHLIPLTGVLFKPLVRLQVIDLSRCNIRQLSGDLLAGLQDLKHIHLNDNQLQELQDGSFVNLWNISSIDLSNNRIGSIRSGAFVNVMKLQRLNLRGNQLSAFKGEYFNTGTGIEELDISDNQLSYLFPSSFRIHPRLKEIKASNNKFSFFPAELIASLQYLEHIDLSHNQLKTIEELDFARLPRLRVLLASHNQLDMVSEMAFHNSTQLQVLDLAYNNLDRVGERTFEGLVRLEQLNLEGNRLSELSDGVFERTKLQMLENINLAHNRFEYAPLNALQRQFFFVSSVDLSHNRIKELPGDDSIMVNIKRIDLSFNPLSPRAVHNVLNEPKTVRELSLAGTGIEQLELLETPFLQFLNLSHNKLRNVKPEVFQRVTLLETLDLSSNQLESLDDLSGAWPQLQVLQSLDVSNNSFEIVSQSNFGQLEMLRSLRLSHLPHCSRIEKNAFKQLPNLLSLEAYDLPLLGYLDLQGILELLPGLEALDIEVKDSSIGSEQIQPLKHPRLRSLGIRGERLKSISSGTLAGLKSSDLSVQLRNTSLSALPPALLFPVPRSSHLNLDVEGSQITVLVPQFLNALEDRRASLQLKGLASNPIVCDCNARALRRWLPSSGMPDVTCQAPSYLANRKLIEVGDDELTCDARRMTSSTSRPTATVPHLLKTSSQLVTRSSTTEEPLIIWSLEPTQPPSLKKIKTKAPLMKAQAPIMSNDDTLIIGIVGGVVAFIAILIIIICIIRLRMSNAEYQQNAAMIGIPAGMQMGAHNAAYNYKNGSGAGAALYAVPPYQASYATLPHKAASIHQSSQNLSQRQQQQQQQQQVAAAAAAYSTMSRMSYFSGAGGNGDGAESLTHQHPHQHQPYIIYSDDKAYR is encoded by the exons ATGGTAGCGTGGAAACAGCTGCCAAACGGGGGGCGTCTATTGCTGCTCCTGATCGGCTGCCTCGCCCACTTAACACACTGGACCCAGGCCTGGCGTCCATGTCCGGAGCTGAGTCCCGCCCTGCGTCTACCTTGCAG GTGCAATGTGGTTCCGTTTGCGGCGACTGGCCAGTTGGGCGCCGTGGCCATGGATTGTGATCGCGTCGTCTTCCACGGCGATGCCCCACAGCTGCCGTATGGAGCGCCCATtgtggcgtatacgcaacgtcaCAGCGGTCAACAGGTGCTGCCAGCACAG ACCTTTGGCCAGCTGAAGTTGACCATCGAAGAGCTGGATTTGTCCAACAATCTGATCCGAAGGATTCCGGAGAAGGCCTTTGATGGCTTGAAGGATTCGTTGAACGAACTGCGGCTGGCAAATAACTTGCTGGGCGACAATCTCAATCCCATCTTCTCCACCGCCGAATTGCACGTACTGAAGAATCTACGCATCCTGGATTTGTCCGGGAATAAGATCAAATTGATTGAGGAGGGTCTACTCAAGGGTTGCATGGACCTCAAGGAGTTCTACATAGATCGCAACAGTTTGACGGCAGTGCCAACCAATTCACTGAATGGACCCAGTGCCTTGCGGCACCTGTCGCTGCGACAGAATCAGATTG GAACTCTTCTTCCCGCCTCGTTTAATGCCCAGCGCCAGCTGGAGATCATCGATCTGAGGCACAATGTCCTGCGAAGCATCGACAGCCAGGCCTTTAAAGGACTCCAACGTATTCGAGAAATCAAGCTGGCCGGCAATCGCATCAGCAACCTGAACAGCGATGTCTTTGAGAAACTGAGCTCCTTGCAGAAGCTGGATTTGTCCGAGAATTTCTTCAACCAGTTTCCAATGGTGGCTCTGGCAGCGGTTCCTGGCTTAAAGCATTTAAACCTGTCCTCAAATATGTTACAG CAATTGGACTACACCCATATGCAGGTGATTAGATTTTTGGAAACCCTAGACATCAGTCGCAATTCCATAACTACCATAACGCCAGGAACCTTCCGGGAGATGAGTGCTTTGAAGTATCTAGATCTCAGCTTGAACTCGCTAAGAACA ATCGAGGATGATGCCTTGGAGGGTCTGGAGAGCCTGCAAACGCTCATTATCAAGGACAACAATATCCTGCTGGTGCCGGGCAGTGCCTTGGGTCGGCTGCCTCAACTGACATCTCTCCACCTGGACTTCAATCGAGTGGCAGCTCTCTCGGCGGAGATCCTGGGCTCCCTACAAGCAGGAGACATAACCACCCTTTCGTTGTCCAGGAATGTCATTCGAGAACTGCCGCCCGGTAGCTTCCAGATGTTCAGCAGCCTGCACACCTTGGATCTCGCCGGAAACTCCCTGGCCCTGATCAATGCGGACACCTTTGCGGGATTGGAGAGCACTCTGATGGCCCTGAAGCTGTCCCAGAACAGGCTGACGGGCTTGGGAGGAGCACCCTGGGTATTGCCAGAGCTGAGGAGTCTGGACCTGAGTGGCAACAGCTTGACCGAACTGCCCAGTAACATCTTTGAGGAGCTGGAGAACCTTCAGTCTCTGAATCTAAGTGGGAATCACTTGATTCCATTGACCGGAGTCCTCTTCAAGCCTTTGGTCCGCTTGCAAGTCATCGATTTGAGTCGCTGCAATATCCGCCAGCTGAGCGGTGACCTCTTGGCCGGATTGCAGGACCTCAAGCACATCCACCTCAACGACAACCAGCTGCAGGAGCTGCAGGACGGCAGCTTTGTGAACCTCTGGAACATTAGCTCCATTGACCTTTCCAATAACCGCATCGGTTCCATCCGTTCCGGAGCCTTTGTGAATGTAATGAAGCTGCAAAGGCTGAATCTCCGGGGAAACCAACTGTCCGCCTTCAAGGGGGAGTACTTCAACACTGGCACTGGGATAGAGGAGCTGGACATTTCGGATAACCAATTGAGCTACCTGTTTCCTTCCTCCTTCCGCATCCATCCCAGGCTGAAAGAGATCAAGGCGTCCAACAATAAGTTCTCTTTCTTCCCAGCGGAGCTCATTGCCTCGCTGCAGTATCTGGAGCACATTGATCTGTCCCACAATCAGCTAAAGACCATTGAGGAGCTGGACTTTGCCCGCCTCCCGCGACTGCGCGTACTGCTGGCCTCTCACAACCAACTGGACATGGTCAGCGAGATGGCCTTCCACAATTCCACCCAGCTGCAGGTCCTGGACTTGGCCTACAACAACTTGGACAGAGTGGGCGAGCGCACCTTCGAGGGCCTGGTGAGGCTGGAGCAGCTCAACCTGGAGGGCAACCGGCTGTCGGAGCTCTCCGACGGCGTCTTTGAGCGCACCAAGCTCCAGATGCTGGAGAATATCAACCTGGCTCACAATCGGTTCGAGTACGCTCCCCTGAACGCCCTGCAAAGGCAATTCTTCTTCGTGTCATCCGTGGACCTGAGCCATAATCGAATCAAGGAGCTGCCTGGCGATGATAGCATCATGGTGAACATCAAGCGAATCGATCTGAGCTTCAATCCGCTTTCGCCCAGAGCTGTGCACAACGTTCTCAACGAACCCAAGACAGTGAGGGAACTCAGTTTGGCTGGCACTGGCATTGAGCAGTTGGAGCTCCTGGAGACACCATTCCTGCAGTTCCTCAATTTGTCTCATAATAAGCTGCGCAATGTAAAACCAGAGGTCTTCCAGCGAGTCACTCTTCTGGAGACTTTGGACCTTTCCAGCAACCAACTCGAGTCCTTGGACGATCTTTCCGGGGCATGGCCCCAATTACAGGTGTTGCAATCTCTGGACGTCTCCAACAACAGCTTCGAGATCGTTTCCCAGTCCAACTTTGGACAGCTGGAGATGCTGCGATCCCTGCGCCTCAGCCACTTGCCGCATTGCAGCAGGATCGAGAAGAACGCCTTCAAGCAGCTCCCAAATCTGCTAAGCCTGGAGGCCTATGATCTTCCGCTGCTTGGATACCTGGACCTTCAGGGTATCCTGGAACTGCTGCCGGGTCTGGAAGCCCTCGACATCGAGGTGAAGGACTCCAGCATTGGCAGCGAGCAGATACAGCCCCTGAAGCATCCCCGTCTCAGAAGCCTGGGTATCCGGGGCGAGCGATTGAAGTCTATATCCTCGGGTACTTTGGCGGGTCTAAAGAGCAGCGACCTGAGTGTCCAACTAAGGAACACTTCGCTCAGTGCACTGCCTCCGGCCCTGCTGTTCCCGGTTCCCCGATCATCCCACCTAAACCTGGACGTTGAGGGATCCCAGATAACGGTGCTGGTGCCACAGTTCCTCAACGCCTTAGAGGATCGAAGGGCCAGTCTACAGTTGAAGGGACTGGCAAGCAATCCGATTGTGTGCGACTGCAATGCTCGGGCTCTCCGCCGCTGGCTGCCCAGCTCTGGAATGCCGGATGTCACCTGCCAGGCACCAAGTTACCTGGCCAATAGGAAGCTCATCGAGGTCGGCGATGACGAACTCACCTGTGATGCCCGACGAATGACCTCTTCCACCTCGAGACCCACTGCCACAGTGCCCCATCTGCTGAAGACCTCCAGTCAACTGGTTACCCGCAGCTCCACCACTGAGGAGCCGCTCATCATTTGGAGTCTGGAACCGACGCAACCGCCCAGCCTAAAGAAGATCAAGACCAAGGCGCCACTCATGAAGGCCCAGGCTCCGATTATGAGCAACGACGATACTTTGATTATTGGCATTGTGGGCGGAGTGGTGGCCTTCATAGCCATACTGATCATTATAATTTGCATCATCAGGCTGCGCATGAGTAATGCGGAGTACCAACAGAATGCGGCAATGATCGGCATTCCGGCGGGCATGCAGATGGGCGCCCACAATGCCGCCTACAATTACAAGAACGGCAGTGGAGCGGGAGCAGCGCTATATGCGGTGCCTCCGTATCAGGCCAGCTACGCCACCCTGCCGCACAAGGCCGCCTCCATCCACCAGTCTAGCCAGAATCTCTCCCAgcgccagcaacagcaacaacagcagcaacaggtggctgcggcggcggctgcctaCTCGACCATGTCCCGCATGTCGTACTTCAGTGGTGCCGGCGGAAACGGCGATGGAGCCGAAAGCCTGACGCACCAGCAtccgcatcagcatcagccCTACATCATATACTCGGATGACAAGGCCTACAGATAG